One genomic window of Salvelinus alpinus chromosome 9, SLU_Salpinus.1, whole genome shotgun sequence includes the following:
- the LOC139530653 gene encoding C-C chemokine receptor type 6-like, with protein sequence MEVHNETQTDEYDYYYTKDYTDGYPDESEIEYICNLNINRDMEIVIQTYVHSFICAFGLCGNALVIVTYAFYKKAKTMTDVYLLNVAVADLLFIVTLPLIIYNEQHDWSMGSVVCKALRGAYSINLYSGMLLLACISGDRYISIVQARRSFGLRSRALIYSRLICTAIWALAIALSIPTVIYNKRVEETNRLGETIAVCQVQFESNKTARLIKVLVPSLQMTMGFFLPILVMVLCYASIIWTLLRAHSTQRHKAVRVILAVVVVFIVCHLPYNMALLYHTVALFHERGCEGEKVILTTLTTTRSVAYLHCCLNPILYAFIGVKFRNHFRKILADLWCLGRKYIYPSGRSSRMTSDLYIPARKSTDGSNNENGSSFTM encoded by the exons ATGGAGGTGCATAATGAGACGCAAACAGATGAATATGATTATTATTACACAAAAGACTACACTGACGGTTATCCTGATGAAAGCGAAATAGAATATATCTGTAACCTGAATATCAACCGTGATATGGAGATAGTCATACAGACCTACGTCCATTCCTTCATCTGTGCATTCGGTCTCTGTGGCAATGCGTTGGTGATTGTCACATATGCCTTCTACAAGAAAGCCAAGACCATGACGGATGTGTACCTTCTGAACGTGGCTGTAGCAGATCTGCTGTTCATCGTGACCCTGCCACTCATCATCTACAATGAGCAGCATGACTGGAGCATGGGCTCAGTGGTCTGCAAG GCCCTACGAGGAGCCTACAGCATCAACCTGTACAGTGGCATGCTCCTGCTGGCCTGCATCAGTGGAGACCGATACATCTCCATCGTCCAGGCCAGGCGCTCCTTCGGCCTCCGCTCCCGGGCCCTGATCTACAGCCGCCTCATCTGCACAGCCATCTGGGCTCTGGCCATAGCCCTGTCTATCCCCACAGTCATCTACAACAAGCGGGTTGAGGAGACCAACAGGTTGGGAGAGACTATAGCCGTGTGCCAGGTGCAGTTTGAAAGTAACAAGACCGCCCGGCTGATAAAGGTGCTGGTACCCAGTCTGCAGATGACCATGGGGTTCTTCCTGCCCATCCTGGTCATGGTCCTCTGTTATGCCAGCATCATCTGGACCCTCCTGAGGGCCCACAGCACCCAGAGGCACAAG GCAGTGCGTGTGATCCTAGCTGTGGTCGTGGTCTTCATCGTGTGCCACTTGCCCTACAACATGGCCCTGCTCTACCACACAGTGGCTCTGTTCCACGAGAGGGGGTGTGAGGGGGAGAAGGTCATCCTCACCACCCTCACCACCACCAGGAGCGTGGCCTACCTCCACTGCTGCCTCAACCCCATCCTGTACGCCTTCATCGGGGTCAAGTTCAGGAACCACTTCAGGAAGATCCTGGCGGATCTGTGGTGCCTGGGCAGGAAGTACATCTACCCCTCGGGTCGCTCCTCAcgcatgacctctgacctctatatCCCAGCTCGCAAGTCCACTGACGGATCCAACAACGAGAATGGCTCCTCGTTCACCATGTGA